A stretch of Primulina tabacum isolate GXHZ01 chromosome 13, ASM2559414v2, whole genome shotgun sequence DNA encodes these proteins:
- the LOC142523470 gene encoding uncharacterized protein LOC142523470 isoform X3, with amino-acid sequence MTHRIPTRANLAASPPLTEALQLKLSRILSSHQQLKIAFHRLNSQVAASLLEAEDVFASLAVPLTKLVGLKTVEMAAEGRFNSVLTANDRSNSQDEHYLSRAMVASNDLKDRQKQQLIRLIDLLRKIETQVNSSQKSIFQSLADHQASIQNFFLKALTYASSIHQSNQKNDLSLVMLKLLKAASDLVIGALGSVEVQVDDLIHELAMHMCNPMVEYVNVLKVEMKSGTCSHLLEVVKEMDSVMIARKFELEEARKTVRLAELSRVEALSKLREMEETTQKMTLYPGLLINAKEGPENVTQQEMFCIASNPY; translated from the exons ATGACGCACCGGATTCCAACTCGAGCCAACCTCGCCGCGTCGCCGCCGTTGACCGAAGCTCTTCAATTGAAGCTCTCGCGAATACTCTCGTCCCACCAGCAGCTCAAAATCGCCTTCCATCGGCTCAATTCTCAGGTCGCCGCAAGTTTGCTGGAG GCGGAAGATGTGTTTGCCTCCCTGGCTGTGCCGTTGACGAAACTTGTTGGGTTGAAGACGGTTGAAATGGCCGCGGAGGGGAGATTCAATTCTGTACTCACTGCCAATGATCGTTCGAATTCTCAG GATGAACACTATTTGAGTAGGGCTATGGTAGCTAGCAATGACCTGAAGGATAGACAGAAGCAGCAACTTATACGACTGATCGACCTTCTGAGAAAAATTGAAACTCAGGTTAATTCAAGCCAAAAGAGCATCTTCCAGAGCCTAGCAGACCATCAAGCTTCCATACAAAATTTCTTCCTCAAAGCATTGACTTATGCTTCTTCTATCCATCAGTCAAACCAGAAGAATGACCTCTCCCTTGTAATGCTCAAGCTCCTTAAAGCCGCCTCTGATCTCGTTATAGGCGCCCTCGGGTCAGTGGAGGTTCAAGTGGATGACCTAATTCATGAATTGGCTATGCATATGTGTAATCCCATGGTTGAGTACGTAAATGTTCTTAAAGTTGAAATGAAATCCGGAACATGTTCACATTTATTGGAGGTAGTTAAAGAGATGGACAGCGTGATGATCGCAAGGAAGTTTGAGTTGGAGGAAGCAAGAAAAACAGTAAGGTTAGCTGAGTTGAGTAGGGTTGAGGCTTTGAGCAAGTTAAGGGAAATGGAAGAAACAACTCAGAAAATGACATTATACCCAGGATTGCTAATAAATGCTAAAGAAGGACCAGAGAACGTGACACAACAAGAG ATGTTTTGTATTGCATCGAACCCATATTGA
- the LOC142523470 gene encoding uncharacterized protein LOC142523470 isoform X2: protein MTHRIPTRANLAASPPLTEALQLKLSRILSSHQQLKIAFHRLNSQVAASLLEAEDVFASLAVPLTKLVGLKTVEMAAEGRFNSVLTANDRSNSQDEHYLSRAMVASNDLKDRQKQQLIRLIDLLRKIETQVNSSQKSIFQSLADHQASIQNFFLKALTYASSIHQSNQKNDLSLVMLKLLKAASDLVIGALGSVEVQVDDLIHELAMHMCNPMVEYVNVLKVEMKSGTCSHLLEVVKEMDSVMIARKFELEEARKTVRLAELSRVEALSKLREMEETTQKMTLYPGLLINAKEGPENVTQQELALQMFCIASNPY from the exons ATGACGCACCGGATTCCAACTCGAGCCAACCTCGCCGCGTCGCCGCCGTTGACCGAAGCTCTTCAATTGAAGCTCTCGCGAATACTCTCGTCCCACCAGCAGCTCAAAATCGCCTTCCATCGGCTCAATTCTCAGGTCGCCGCAAGTTTGCTGGAG GCGGAAGATGTGTTTGCCTCCCTGGCTGTGCCGTTGACGAAACTTGTTGGGTTGAAGACGGTTGAAATGGCCGCGGAGGGGAGATTCAATTCTGTACTCACTGCCAATGATCGTTCGAATTCTCAG GATGAACACTATTTGAGTAGGGCTATGGTAGCTAGCAATGACCTGAAGGATAGACAGAAGCAGCAACTTATACGACTGATCGACCTTCTGAGAAAAATTGAAACTCAGGTTAATTCAAGCCAAAAGAGCATCTTCCAGAGCCTAGCAGACCATCAAGCTTCCATACAAAATTTCTTCCTCAAAGCATTGACTTATGCTTCTTCTATCCATCAGTCAAACCAGAAGAATGACCTCTCCCTTGTAATGCTCAAGCTCCTTAAAGCCGCCTCTGATCTCGTTATAGGCGCCCTCGGGTCAGTGGAGGTTCAAGTGGATGACCTAATTCATGAATTGGCTATGCATATGTGTAATCCCATGGTTGAGTACGTAAATGTTCTTAAAGTTGAAATGAAATCCGGAACATGTTCACATTTATTGGAGGTAGTTAAAGAGATGGACAGCGTGATGATCGCAAGGAAGTTTGAGTTGGAGGAAGCAAGAAAAACAGTAAGGTTAGCTGAGTTGAGTAGGGTTGAGGCTTTGAGCAAGTTAAGGGAAATGGAAGAAACAACTCAGAAAATGACATTATACCCAGGATTGCTAATAAATGCTAAAGAAGGACCAGAGAACGTGACACAACAAGAG TTGGCTTTACAGATGTTTTGTATTGCATCGAACCCATATTGA
- the LOC142523470 gene encoding uncharacterized protein LOC142523470 isoform X1 — MTHRIPTRANLAASPPLTEALQLKLSRILSSHQQLKIAFHRLNSQVAASLLEAEDVFASLAVPLTKLVGLKTVEMAAEGRFNSVLTANDRSNSQDEHYLSRAMVASNDLKDRQKQQLIRLIDLLRKIETQVNSSQKSIFQSLADHQASIQNFFLKALTYASSIHQSNQKNDLSLVMLKLLKAASDLVIGALGSVEVQVDDLIHELAMHMCNPMVEYVNVLKVEMKSGTCSHLLEVVKEMDSVMIARKFELEEARKTVRLAELSRVEALSKLREMEETTQKMTLYPGLLINAKEGPENVTQQEATDDTLIWELLRKKRKCLPNSSRVTAHSQWKEINPMLAMNPRMVLGSSPPSSTRKVLSRKRVTP; from the exons ATGACGCACCGGATTCCAACTCGAGCCAACCTCGCCGCGTCGCCGCCGTTGACCGAAGCTCTTCAATTGAAGCTCTCGCGAATACTCTCGTCCCACCAGCAGCTCAAAATCGCCTTCCATCGGCTCAATTCTCAGGTCGCCGCAAGTTTGCTGGAG GCGGAAGATGTGTTTGCCTCCCTGGCTGTGCCGTTGACGAAACTTGTTGGGTTGAAGACGGTTGAAATGGCCGCGGAGGGGAGATTCAATTCTGTACTCACTGCCAATGATCGTTCGAATTCTCAG GATGAACACTATTTGAGTAGGGCTATGGTAGCTAGCAATGACCTGAAGGATAGACAGAAGCAGCAACTTATACGACTGATCGACCTTCTGAGAAAAATTGAAACTCAGGTTAATTCAAGCCAAAAGAGCATCTTCCAGAGCCTAGCAGACCATCAAGCTTCCATACAAAATTTCTTCCTCAAAGCATTGACTTATGCTTCTTCTATCCATCAGTCAAACCAGAAGAATGACCTCTCCCTTGTAATGCTCAAGCTCCTTAAAGCCGCCTCTGATCTCGTTATAGGCGCCCTCGGGTCAGTGGAGGTTCAAGTGGATGACCTAATTCATGAATTGGCTATGCATATGTGTAATCCCATGGTTGAGTACGTAAATGTTCTTAAAGTTGAAATGAAATCCGGAACATGTTCACATTTATTGGAGGTAGTTAAAGAGATGGACAGCGTGATGATCGCAAGGAAGTTTGAGTTGGAGGAAGCAAGAAAAACAGTAAGGTTAGCTGAGTTGAGTAGGGTTGAGGCTTTGAGCAAGTTAAGGGAAATGGAAGAAACAACTCAGAAAATGACATTATACCCAGGATTGCTAATAAATGCTAAAGAAGGACCAGAGAACGTGACACAACAAGAG GCTACAGATGATACTTTAATATGGGAACTTCTGAGAAAGAAAAGGAAATGTCTACCTAATTCATCAAGGGTGACCGCGCATTCCCAATGGAAAGAGATAAACCCAATGTTAGCAATGAATCCCAGGATGGTTTTAGGTTCTTCTCCTCCATCTTCCACAAGAAAAGTTTTATCTCGGAAACGCGTAACTCCTTGA